In Populus trichocarpa isolate Nisqually-1 chromosome 12, P.trichocarpa_v4.1, whole genome shotgun sequence, a genomic segment contains:
- the LOC7454560 gene encoding nuclear transcription factor Y subunit C-4, with translation MDNTNTNTNHQPQSTAYPPHSTTTTPPPPPPGAPSSAPFHHLLQQQQQQLQMFWSYQRQEIEQVNDFKNHQLPLARIKKIMKADEDVRMISAEAPILFAKACELFILELTIRSWLHAEENKRRTLQKNDIAAAITRTDIFDFLVDIVPRDEIKEEAAGLGGIVGATASGVPYYYPPMGQPAAAAAAGGMMIGRPAVDPATGVYVQPPSQAWQSVWQTAAAEDGSYGSGGASGGQG, from the coding sequence ATGGacaacaccaacaccaacaccaatCACCAGCCTCAATCCACCGCATACCCGCCAcactccaccaccaccactccaccaccaccaccaccagggGCACCATCCTCAGCCCCATTCCACCACCTCCTtcaacaacaacagcagcaactTCAAATGTTTTGGTCTTACCAGCGTCAGGAAATTGAACAAGTTAATGATTTCAAGAACCATCAACTCCCTCTAGCAAGaatcaagaaaatcatgaaagcTGATGAAGATGTGCGCATGATCTCTGCTGAAGCACCTATTTTGTTTGCTAAAGCATGTGAGCTTTTCATTTTAGAACTGACAATTCGTTCTTGGCTTCATGCTGAGGAAAACAAGAGAAGGACTTTACAGAAGAATGACATTGCTGCTGCTATTACCAGAACTGACATTTTTGATTTCTTGGTTGATATTGTACCtagagatgagatcaaagaggAAGCTGCTGGTCTTGGTGGAATTGTCGGCGCTACGGCTAGTGGGGTACCTTATTATTACCCTCCGATGGGACAGCCTGCCGCTGCCGCTGCCGCTGGAGGGATGATGATTGGAAGGCCAGCTGTGGATCCTGCCACTGGGGTTTATGTTCAGCCACCTTCTCAGGCATGGCAATCTGTTTGGCAGACAGCTGCCGCCGAGGATGGTTCTTATGGGAGTGGTGGTGCCAGTGGTGGACAAGG
- the LOC7454564 gene encoding mediator of RNA polymerase II transcription subunit 30, producing the protein MEGNSNPISPVTPQHSKTTQELAIEGQKHLEETIQAAYQILSSMNDELCNPTLWSTTSTSTSTVTSPITSSNAQNGDANAAVSDSTLELNGGGGVGNGALDEARFRYKNSVAALRDVLAAIPNSHKAKPFETSSPADQAEIEKLEERASNLRKELAKKNTYVKLLIDQLRELIADISTWQGPYSV; encoded by the exons atggaaGGCAATTCAAATCCCATATCACCAGTAACACCACAACACTCAAAAACAACACAAGAGCTAGCCATAGAAGGCCAAAAACACTTGGAAGAAACAATCCAAGCTGCTTACCAGATCCTCTCTTCTATGAATGATGAACTTTGCAACCCCACTTTATGGtccaccacctccacctctACAAGTACTGTCACTTCCCCTATCACTTCTAGCAATGCCCAAAACGGTGATGCCAATGCTGCTGTCTCTGATTCCACTCTTGAATTGAATGGTGGCGGCGGGGTGGGTAATGGGGCTCTTGATGAAGCTCGGTTCCGGTACAAGAACTCGGTTGCTGCTCTTCGTGATGTTCTTGCGGCAATTCCTAATTCTCacaag GCAAAACCTTTTGAAACCAGTTCTCCGGCAGATCAAGCTGAGATTGAGAAGTTGGAAGAGCGAGCCTCCAACCTAAGAAAG gaACTTGCAAAGAAGAACACATATGTCAAGCTTCTCATAGATCAGTTACGAGAGCTTATTGCAGACATATCTACATGGCAGGGTCCTTATTCTGTCTGA
- the LOC7454561 gene encoding uncharacterized protein LOC7454561, producing the protein MEFNKEEASRVKEIAEKKFAERDIAGARRFAVKAQNLYPALDGLPRLLAALDVYMAADNRTNGDVDWYRVLDVESSADDDTIRRHYRKLALILHPDKNKATGADGAFKIVSEAWNLLSDKVKRISFDQKRNVKGMDQKVPNWKSSVPAGQNGSRDLSSNKNSNARSQKSAVHPKPAPPHLFSKPNTFWTICNACKTQFEYLRTYLNHNLLCQNCCQSFLAFETPPPSMDENGPSRMWTSYSKEENSTRHTRAEKSSASSTFQPGVFCKDGSVGSAASALSAAQSEKLKRKHEEEFLHQQTKTVAGGASGFSKSGSSSVLKGDRLKKRRCSDEQRANSNGKEKAKEVANRNGVVESGSRKSSFEAGRRNISGNHKVNSTKELTQAETRKMMMEKAKRDISKKAKEWSSVANVLKTSGKYINKERGKQKATMNGTKADARECPEYLVSKSRAHSTDPSPINANDDPDTNISDRLALSVLDPDFHDFDKDRTEKSFGDNQVWAAYDNDDGMPRYYAMIHSVISRKPFKMRISWLNTKSNRELGPLNWIGSGFYKTSGEFWIGKHEVNKSLNSFSHKVKWVKGTRGAIQVYPGKGDVWAVYKNWSPNWNEHTPDEVIHKYDMVEVLEDYKEERGVAVAPLVKVAGFKTVFRQHPDPSKTRTIPREEMFRFSHQVPSVLLTGQEGQYAPKGCWELDPASTPLELLQVLTEVQLDAMMETAEKDKEKYSSGDMKKSSEEEFVENVNTVKEKGVVGEAAREDVTGGRKKKGKETNEDTVIVYKRMRRKN; encoded by the coding sequence ATGGAATTTAATAAAGAGGAGGCATCTAGAGTCAAAGAGATTGCAGAGAAGAAGTTTGCAGAGAGGGACATTGCTGGGGCAAGAAGATTTGCAGTGAAGGCTCAAAACTTGTATCCTGCACTTGATGGTCTTCCTCGACTTTTAGCAGCTCTTGATGTGTACATGGCTGCTGATAACAGAACAAATGGAGATGTAGACTGGTACAGAGTCCTTGATGTTGAATCGTCAGCAGATGATGACACAATCCGGAGACATTACAGGAAACTGGCTCTCATTCTGCATcctgataaaaataaagcaacagGCGCTGATGGGGCATTTAAGATTGTATCTGAAGCCTGGAATCTGTTGTCTGATAAAGTGAAGAGAATTTCCTTTGACCAGAAGCGGAATGTAAAAGGTATGGATCAAAAAGTTCCAAATTGGAAATCATCAGTGCCAGCTGGTCAGAATGGTTCCCGTGATCTCTCCagcaataaaaattctaatgcACGGAGCCAGAAGAGTGCTGTGCACCCGAAGCCTGCTCCTCCTCACCTGTTTTCCAAACCCAATACCTTTTGGACAATCTGTAATGCATGCAAAACACAATTTGAGTACCTTAGAACTTATCTCAACCACAACCTTCTTTGTCAGAACTGTTGTCAGTCCTTCTTGGCTTTTGAGACGCCACCCCCATCCATGGATGAAAATGGCCCATCCCGTATGTGGACTTCATACAGCAAAGAAGAGAATTCTACTCGGCATACAAGGGCTGAAAAATCATCTGCATCATCTACGTTTCAGCCAGGGGTATTTTGTAAAGATGGCAGTGTTGGAAGTGCAGCATCAGCATTGTCAGCTGCTCAATctgagaaattgaaaagaaagcaTGAAGAGGAATTCCTTCACCAGCAAACAAAAACAGTTGCTGGAGGAGCTTCTGGATTCAGCAAGTCTGGTTCCAGTTCTGTACTGAAAGGAGATAGGCTGAAGAAGAGAAGGTGCTCTGATGAGCAAAGGGCAAACAGTAATGGAAAAGAGAAAGCAAAGGAGGTGGCTAACAGAAATGGAGTTGTTGAATCTGGTTCTCGAAAGAGTAGTTTTGAAGCAGGGAGGAGGAACATTTCTGGCAACCATAAAGTTAATAGCACAAAGGAGTTGACACAAGCAGAAACTCGAAAGATGATGATGGAGAAGGCTAAGAGGGACATTTCCAAGAAGGCGAAGGAATGGAGCAGTGTGGCTAATGTTCTAAAGACATCAGGAAAGTATATAAACAAGGAGAGAGGAAAGCAGAAGGCTACTATGAATGGCACAAAAGCTGATGCGAGAGAATGTCCAGAGTATCTAGTTTCCAAGAGCAGAGCTCACTCCACTGACCCTTCACCAATTAATGCTAATGATGATCCAGATACAAACATCAGTGATCGGCTAGCACTGAGTGTTCTGGATCcagattttcatgattttgacAAGGATCGCACCGAGAAATCATTTGGTGATAACCAGGTTTGGGCTGcttatgataatgatgatggGATGCCTAGGTATTATGCCATGATTCACAGTGTGATATCACGGAAACCTTTCAAAATGCGGATTAGTTGGCTTAACACCAAAAGCAACCGTGAATTGGGCCCATTAAACTGGATTGGTTCTGGCTTTTACAAGACCAGTGGAGAATTCTGGATAGGCAAGCATGAAGTCAATAAGTCTCTTAATTCTTTCTCTCACAAGGTGAAGTGGGTGAAGGGCACAAGAGGAGCCATTCAAGTATATCCTGGAAAGGGAGATGTTTGGGCCGTTTATAAAAACTGGTCCCCTAATTGGAATGAGCATACCCCAGATGAAGTCATACACAAATACGACATGGTTGAAGTGCTTGAGGACTACAAAGAGGAGAGAGGAGTTGCTGTCGCCCCTCTTGTTAAAGTTGCTGGTTTCAAGACGGTGTTTCGCCAGCATCCTGATCCAAGCAAAACCAGGACAATTCCAAGGGAAGAGATGTTTAGGTTTTCTCACCAGGTGCCTTCAGTTCTGCTCACAGGTCAAGAAGGTCAATATGCTCCTAAAGGTTGCTGGGAGCTTGATCCTGCATCAACTCCTTTGGAGCTACTTCAGGTATTAACAGAAGTTCAGCTGGATGCAATGATGGAGACTGCtgaaaaagataaggaaaaatattCATCTGGGGATATGAAAAAATCCAGCGAAGAAGAGTTTGTTGAAAATGTCAACACAGTCAAGGAGAAAGGGGTGGTGGGAGAGGCTGCTAGAGAAGATGTGACTGGTGGTAGGAAGAAAAAGGGTAAGGAAACAAATGAAGACACGGTAATTGTGTATAAACGGATGCGACGAAAGAACTAG
- the LOC7454562 gene encoding protein NUCLEAR FUSION DEFECTIVE 4, translated as MTKQRLHDRFKAFFNDRWLVFVCAMWIQSCAGIGYLFGSISPVIKSTMGYNQRQVAILGVAKDLGDSIGFVPGSLCEIFPIWAISLIGVVQNFVGYGLVWLIVAQKVPALPLWVLCVAIFVGTNGETYFNTVALVSCVQNFPKNRGPVVGILKGFAGLSGAILTQIYAMINSPNEASLIFMIAVGPSMVVIAIMFVVRPVRGHRQARSSDNSSFLFTYSVCLVLAAYLLGVLIVEDLVNLNQTLLTVLVAVLIILVLLPITIPVLLAFYSEPRHPVEENLLPETDKQESSKSELQIGGSFILSEMEDEKPSEMDLLQPTERHRRIAHLQAKLFQAAAEGAVRIKRRKGPRRGEDFTLMQALRKADFLLMFFSLVLASGSGLTVIDNLGQICQSLGYNDTSIFVSMISIWNFLGRVGGGYFSEAIIRKYAYPRPVAMAVVQVVMAVALFYYAMGWPGEIYVLSIFIGLGYGAHWAIVPASASELFGLKSFGALYNFLTLSSPAGSLIFSGVIASGIYDHFARKQAGLQQLNSGSLPATHLEEEKSLTCVGLECYSLTCGIMSGLCIIAVILSLIVVRRTKSVYAQLYGNTLV; from the exons ATGACGAAGCAACGTTTGCATGACAGATTCAAGGCCTTTTTTAATGACAGATGGCTGGTTTTTGTGTGTGCAATGTGGATTCAGTCATGTGCTGGGATTGGATACTTGTTTGGGAGTATATCACCAGTGATCAAGAGCACCATGGGGTACAACCAGAGGCAGGTGGCTATACTTGGTGTGGCTAAGGACCTGGGTGATAGTATTGGATTTGTGCCTGGCAGTTTATGTGAGATTTTTCCTATTTGGGCTATTAGTCTTATTGGAGTTGTGCAAAACTTTGTCGGGTATGGCTTGGTTTGGCTTATTGTTGCGCAGAAAGTGCCTGCTTTGCCTCTCTGGGTG CTCTGTGTTGCTATATTTGTGGGGACAAATGGTGAGACTTACTTCAATACAGTAGCTCTAGTATCATGTGTGCAGAACTTCCCCAAAAACCGGGGACCTGTTGTTGGGATACTGAAGGGATTTGCCGGGTTGAGTGGTGCAATTCTGACTCAGATTTATGCTATGATCAATTCCCCTAATGAAGCATCGCTGATTTTCATGATTGCAGTTGGGCCATCCATGGTTGTAATTGCTATAATGTTCGTTGTGAGACCTGTAAGAGGTCACAGACAAGCTAGGTCATCTGATAATTCAAGCTTCTTATTTACCTACAGTGTTTGCCTCGTTCTAGCAGCTTATTTATTGGGAGTCTTGATAGTCGAGGATCTAGTTAATCTGAATCAAACTTTGCTCACAGTACTTGTTGCTGTTCTGATCATTCTTGTATTGCTTCCTATCACAATTCCTGTTCTATTGGCTTTCTACTCGGAACCAAGACATCCAGTGGAGGAGAACCTTCTTCCTGAGACAGATAAACAAGAGTCCAGTAAATCTGAGCTGCAAATAGGTGGAAGTTTCATTCTAAGTGAGATGGAAGATGAGAAGCCTTCAGAAATGGACTTACTTCAACCAACAGAAAGACATAGACGAATTGCTCATTTGCAAGCTAAACTTTTTCAAGCAGCTGCGGAAGGAGCAGTGAGgatcaagagaagaaaaggtCCACGCCGAGGAGAGGATTTCACATTAATGCAGGCATTAAGAAAGGCAGATTTTTTGCTCATGTTTTTCTCCCTTGTACTGGCTTCTGGTTCGGGTTTGACGGTTATTGATAATCTGGGACAGATTTGTCAATCTCTGGGGTATAATGATACAAGTATCTTTGTTTCTATGATTAGCATTTGGAACTTTCTTGGCCGTGTTGGTGGTGGTTACTTCTCAGAAGCTATCATTAG AAAATATGCCTACCCAAGGCCAGTGGCCATGGCTGTGGTTCAGGTTGTCATGGCAGTTGCTCTCTTCTACTATGCTATGGGCTGGCCTGgagaaatttatgttttaagcaTTTTTATAGGGCTTGGTTATGGTGCCCATTGGGCAATTGTTCCTGCCTCTGCCTCTGAGCTTTTTGGCTTAAAGAGTTTTGGTGCACTGTATAATTTTCTTACACTTTCAAGCCCTGCTGGTTCTCTTATATTCTCTGGTGTCATTGCCAGTGGTATATATGACCACTTTGCAAGGAAACAAGCTGGCCTCCAACAGCTAAATTCTGGATCATTGCCTGCTACACATCTTGAGGAGGAGAAATCGCTTACTTGTGTCGGCCTCGAATGTTATTCTCTCACTTGTGGGATCATGTCAGGTCTTTGCATTATTGCAGTGATCCTGAGTTTGATTGTGGTTCGTCGGACTAAGAGTGTGTATGCTCAGCTCTATGGAAATACTCTTGTTTGA